One genomic segment of Intestinimonas butyriciproducens includes these proteins:
- a CDS encoding FAD-dependent oxidoreductase: MKVVIIGGVAGGASAAARLRRLDEQAEILLFERGEYISFANCGLPYYIGGTIQKRNKLLLQTPESMKERFNVEVRVQCEVTAIDRARKVVTVLDLTSGKTYEERYDKLVLSPGAAPMRPDFPGSMLPNVFTLRNMADCDAIKGYLTESKPARALVVGGGFIGVEMVENLVHAGVDVTAIELADQVLAPLDYEMACMVHQNMRAHGVDLRLSTGLEAIEQEGASLTCTLSGGVKVFADMVLLAIGVRADHALAQQAGLELDIKGSIRVDEHMATSDPDIYAVGDAVAVSDFVSGEKAVLPLAGPANRQGRMVADLINGREASYEGTQGTMICKVFDLSVGATGNNEKQLRASGRAYDKVYVHPSSHAGYYPGAETLSLKLLFDPASGVILGAQAVGKEGVDKRIDVIATAMRGRMTVQDLEKLELCYAPPFSSAKDPVNMAGFTACNVMKGDLRQIFIEDLKDLDPEKDLLVDIRTQGEYDAGTIGNAVLIPLDSIRDRLAEFPKDKRVVIFCRAGLRGYIGYRILVQNGITNVYNLSGGYLTWEPVYGAKNKSCGGGKTTRIPKEKA; the protein is encoded by the coding sequence ATGAAAGTCGTAATCATTGGCGGTGTGGCGGGCGGCGCCAGCGCCGCCGCCCGTCTGAGACGCCTGGATGAACAGGCGGAGATCCTTCTGTTCGAACGGGGAGAATACATCTCTTTTGCAAACTGCGGGCTGCCCTATTACATCGGCGGCACCATCCAGAAACGGAATAAGCTGCTCCTGCAAACGCCGGAATCCATGAAGGAGCGGTTCAACGTAGAAGTGCGCGTACAGTGCGAAGTGACGGCCATCGATCGGGCCCGCAAGGTTGTGACGGTCCTCGACCTCACCAGCGGAAAGACCTATGAGGAACGCTACGACAAACTGGTGCTCTCGCCCGGTGCGGCGCCCATGCGCCCGGACTTCCCGGGTTCCATGCTGCCCAATGTATTCACGCTGCGGAACATGGCGGACTGCGACGCCATCAAGGGATATCTGACCGAGTCCAAGCCAGCCAGGGCCCTGGTGGTGGGCGGCGGCTTCATCGGCGTGGAGATGGTGGAGAATCTGGTCCACGCCGGAGTGGACGTCACGGCCATTGAGCTGGCGGACCAGGTGCTGGCCCCGCTGGACTACGAGATGGCGTGTATGGTCCATCAGAATATGCGGGCCCATGGGGTAGACCTCAGACTGTCCACCGGTCTGGAGGCCATCGAGCAGGAGGGTGCGAGCCTCACATGCACCCTCAGTGGCGGGGTCAAGGTCTTTGCCGATATGGTCCTGCTGGCCATTGGCGTTCGGGCGGATCATGCCCTGGCGCAGCAGGCCGGCCTGGAACTGGACATCAAGGGATCCATTCGGGTGGATGAGCATATGGCCACTTCGGACCCGGATATCTATGCCGTGGGCGACGCAGTCGCCGTATCTGACTTTGTATCCGGGGAGAAGGCGGTCCTGCCTCTGGCGGGCCCCGCCAACCGGCAGGGCCGCATGGTGGCAGACCTCATCAACGGCCGCGAGGCCTCCTATGAGGGGACCCAGGGCACCATGATCTGCAAGGTGTTCGATCTTTCTGTCGGCGCCACCGGTAATAATGAGAAGCAGCTCCGGGCCAGCGGGCGGGCCTATGACAAAGTGTATGTGCATCCCTCCTCCCACGCCGGCTATTATCCCGGCGCGGAGACCCTCTCACTGAAACTCCTCTTCGATCCTGCGTCCGGCGTGATTTTGGGCGCTCAGGCCGTGGGCAAGGAGGGCGTGGATAAGCGTATCGACGTGATCGCCACTGCCATGCGGGGCAGAATGACGGTGCAGGACCTGGAAAAGCTGGAGCTGTGCTATGCGCCTCCCTTCTCCTCGGCGAAAGACCCCGTCAATATGGCGGGATTTACGGCCTGCAACGTAATGAAGGGCGATCTGCGTCAGATATTTATTGAGGACTTGAAGGATCTGGACCCGGAGAAGGATCTTCTGGTGGATATCCGGACCCAGGGCGAATACGATGCGGGGACCATCGGCAACGCGGTGCTCATCCCCCTTGACTCCATCCGGGACCGCCTTGCAGAGTTCCCCAAGGATAAGCGGGTCGTTATTTTCTGCCGTGCCGGACTGCGGGGCTATATCGGCTACCGTATTCTGGTGCAGAATGGGATCACCAATGTCTATAATCTCAGCGGCGGCTACCTCACCTGGGAGCCGGTCTATGGGGCAAAAAACAAATCATGCGGGGGTGGTAAAACCACGCGTATTCCAAAAGAAAAGGCGTGA
- a CDS encoding TetR/AcrR family transcriptional regulator, with the protein MPTGTFFRLPEEKRMRLMESAWEEFTHISYADVSINKIIQAAGIPRGSFYQYFDGKEDLFFYLLGDVRNHFIQALKSLLLDVDGDLFSLPMLAYDQFLQRRERGDLMPRRCIQILRINPGMDMFQTFSKPPFFLPDELFPLIDTAQFRCRDRNFVESAFFLSIMCLISVIMDTFAHMDRAALQRTVLRERIEIVKRGCLLPCQEAPQQQQGGKQV; encoded by the coding sequence ATGCCGACGGGAACTTTTTTCCGCCTGCCGGAGGAAAAAAGGATGCGCCTGATGGAGTCTGCTTGGGAGGAGTTTACCCACATCAGCTATGCCGACGTATCCATTAATAAAATCATTCAGGCTGCTGGAATTCCGCGGGGCAGCTTTTACCAATACTTTGACGGGAAAGAGGACCTCTTTTTCTATCTGTTGGGCGACGTACGAAACCATTTTATCCAGGCCCTGAAGTCTCTGCTGCTGGATGTGGATGGGGACCTGTTCTCCCTACCGATGCTGGCATACGATCAGTTCCTCCAGCGGCGGGAGCGCGGCGACCTGATGCCCAGACGCTGCATCCAGATCCTGCGGATCAATCCGGGAATGGATATGTTCCAGACCTTTTCCAAGCCCCCTTTCTTTTTGCCGGATGAGCTGTTCCCGCTCATTGATACCGCGCAGTTTCGATGCAGGGACCGCAACTTTGTCGAATCCGCCTTTTTCCTGTCCATCATGTGTCTTATCTCTGTGATCATGGATACCTTTGCCCACATGGACCGCGCTGCGCTTCAGCGAACCGTGCTGCGGGAGAGGATCGAAATCGTAAAACGCGGCTGCCTCCTGCCCTGTCAAGAGGCCCCGCAGCAGCAGCAAGGAGGAAAACAAGTATGA
- a CDS encoding FadR/GntR family transcriptional regulator, producing the protein MAVTADSEKEKNLFPPVDRFKMAAPTRLYESIIADISDRISRGVLKPGDILPSERELAEQFQLSRIPVREALKILEFLGVISYVPGKGMYVQPLEVPALVSKIFFGLNTSSDNIRQLFEVRLLLETYAARYGAERRTEEDLEELRAAVEHMPGEEGAQIEESLRFHMGVIKTAHNDIITEFYKFLSTLLTEARERTHMEKRFASQPLYYHTEIFHAIEGKDSQRAADLMRDHLRMEMEYLDREDARTSLPDAASN; encoded by the coding sequence ATGGCTGTTACGGCTGATTCAGAAAAGGAAAAGAACCTGTTCCCGCCTGTAGACCGCTTCAAGATGGCGGCCCCCACCAGGCTCTACGAGAGCATCATCGCGGATATCAGCGACCGTATCTCGCGGGGCGTATTGAAGCCGGGCGATATTCTCCCGTCGGAGCGGGAGCTGGCGGAGCAGTTCCAACTCAGCCGTATCCCGGTACGGGAGGCCCTGAAGATTCTGGAGTTTTTGGGTGTGATCAGCTATGTACCTGGAAAGGGCATGTACGTCCAGCCTCTGGAGGTGCCGGCCCTGGTCAGCAAGATCTTTTTTGGGCTGAACACCAGCTCAGACAACATTCGTCAGCTCTTTGAGGTCCGCCTCCTGCTGGAGACCTACGCGGCCCGTTACGGCGCGGAGCGGAGGACCGAGGAGGACCTGGAAGAGCTGCGCGCCGCTGTGGAGCATATGCCAGGCGAAGAGGGGGCTCAGATCGAAGAGTCCTTGCGCTTCCACATGGGCGTGATCAAGACGGCGCACAATGATATCATCACGGAGTTCTACAAGTTTCTCTCCACCCTGCTGACCGAGGCAAGGGAACGGACGCATATGGAAAAGCGGTTCGCCAGCCAGCCGCTCTATTACCATACGGAGATTTTCCATGCGATAGAGGGAAAGGACAGCCAGCGCGCCGCCGACCTCATGCGCGACCATCTGCGGATGGAGATGGAGTATCTGGACCGGGAGGATGCCCGGACATCTCTGCCCGACGCCGCATCCAACTGA
- a CDS encoding SLC13 family permease: MDSSTIAIVITVITIVSFILEKIPLAMTAMIASLAMGILVPEMKLSDIYSGFASNNVIMVAGMCIVGDALFKTGMANKIGKALGKSAVAKNERTFLVAVVICCTVMSAFLSNSGTIAMWMPLIAAVAAKSNGVIRSKMVIMAAGIASAIGGAGTLVGSTSQQTANAVLMGVAGYEDGLSLFDQTKIMIPLCLIMIIYFATVGYSLTKKVLKPESPDFDKGNYYADLASKTSDETQNDVPAWKGWFSLIVLLLCIVGFILTDQAAFKPYINVAVVALIGATVLITSGCMPLKKTLAEMDWNTLVILAAAQGFAKGLDVSGGGRVIADAVLNLFGGQEASTTVLMVAGIIVTAVLTNFMSNTALAAMMTPIYIQIANSLGISPVPFVIAIGCVATNLACATPVGTPACTQTLPAGYKYMDYMKIGGPLLILLIIGAVFFAPIMYPF, translated from the coding sequence ATGGACTCCAGCACCATTGCAATTGTCATCACAGTTATCACAATCGTCTCCTTCATTCTGGAAAAGATTCCTTTGGCAATGACCGCTATGATCGCCTCTCTTGCGATGGGTATTCTCGTTCCAGAGATGAAATTGAGCGACATCTATTCCGGCTTTGCCAGCAACAACGTCATCATGGTGGCCGGCATGTGCATTGTGGGCGATGCACTTTTCAAAACGGGCATGGCGAATAAGATCGGCAAGGCCCTCGGCAAAAGCGCCGTCGCCAAAAATGAGCGCACTTTCCTCGTCGCCGTGGTGATCTGCTGCACAGTGATGTCCGCCTTCCTGTCCAATTCCGGCACCATCGCCATGTGGATGCCCCTGATCGCCGCCGTGGCCGCCAAGTCCAACGGCGTGATCCGTTCCAAAATGGTCATTATGGCCGCCGGTATTGCCAGCGCCATCGGCGGCGCGGGCACCCTGGTGGGCTCCACCTCCCAGCAGACCGCCAACGCCGTCCTGATGGGGGTGGCCGGCTACGAGGACGGTCTGAGCCTCTTCGATCAGACGAAAATCATGATTCCCCTGTGCCTCATCATGATCATCTACTTTGCTACGGTTGGTTACTCCCTCACCAAGAAGGTACTGAAGCCGGAGAGCCCCGACTTTGACAAGGGCAACTACTATGCCGATCTGGCCAGCAAAACTTCTGATGAAACACAAAATGATGTCCCCGCCTGGAAGGGCTGGTTCTCCCTGATCGTCCTCCTCCTCTGCATCGTGGGCTTTATCCTGACCGACCAGGCGGCCTTCAAGCCCTACATCAACGTGGCCGTCGTGGCTTTGATCGGCGCCACAGTCCTTATCACCAGCGGCTGTATGCCCCTGAAAAAGACGCTGGCCGAGATGGACTGGAACACTTTGGTCATTCTGGCCGCCGCCCAGGGCTTTGCCAAGGGGCTGGATGTGTCCGGCGGCGGGAGAGTCATCGCCGACGCAGTGCTGAATCTCTTCGGCGGCCAGGAGGCCTCTACTACCGTTCTCATGGTGGCCGGCATCATCGTCACCGCAGTTTTGACCAATTTTATGTCCAACACGGCGCTGGCCGCTATGATGACCCCGATCTACATCCAGATCGCCAACAGCTTGGGGATCAGCCCCGTTCCCTTTGTTATCGCCATCGGCTGTGTGGCCACCAACCTGGCCTGCGCCACGCCGGTCGGCACCCCTGCCTGCACCCAGACCCTCCCGGCCGGCTATAAGTATATGGACTACATGAAGATCGGCGGTCCGCTTCTGATTCTCCTCATCATCGGTGCCGTTTTCTTTGCTCCGATCATGTATCCCTTCTAA
- a CDS encoding C-GCAxxG-C-C family protein: protein MENEKDMGTVVSDYAIENFKNGLNCAESVMDALVRSGALKDSPEIVGLCTGFGGGIGLAGYTCGALSAAVMANSAVYGRPEPWKVDAEVRGSEIAEKYYRRYNRMVQDFIARNGSALCGEICAPYGDFHCKERRIGCLKMIGATAKLAYEYLQMTQDEAFALPYGPNLGGKE, encoded by the coding sequence ATGGAAAACGAAAAAGACATGGGCACCGTAGTCTCTGACTACGCGATCGAAAATTTCAAGAATGGACTCAACTGCGCGGAGAGCGTGATGGATGCCCTGGTGCGCAGCGGCGCGCTGAAGGACTCACCTGAGATTGTGGGGCTGTGCACCGGCTTTGGCGGCGGGATCGGCCTGGCGGGCTATACCTGTGGGGCACTGTCCGCCGCAGTCATGGCCAACAGTGCGGTCTACGGTCGGCCTGAGCCCTGGAAGGTAGACGCCGAGGTGCGGGGCTCTGAGATCGCGGAGAAGTACTATCGGCGTTATAATCGCATGGTACAGGACTTCATAGCACGGAACGGCAGCGCACTGTGCGGAGAGATCTGTGCGCCTTATGGCGACTTCCACTGCAAGGAGCGCCGGATCGGCTGCCTCAAAATGATCGGCGCCACCGCCAAGCTGGCCTATGAATATCTTCAGATGACGCAGGATGAGGCGTTTGCGCTGCCCTATGGCCCCAATTTGGGAGGGAAAGAATAA
- a CDS encoding CoA transferase subunit A, translated as MNKVVSRETALERVKSGQTLMVGDFLATGTPEYLIDGVMERDISALTMISCTTGMPDKGCGNLIVGKRVKKVITSHIGTNPETGLQMMAGELEVEFSPQGTLAERIRCGGAGLGGVLTPTGLGTTVAEGKEVVTVQGQEYLLETALHGEVALIKAWKADERGNLVYRHTSHNYNPLCAMAADLVIAEVEEVVPVGGLLPDEIDTPGALVDMVVLAPKGGEKHE; from the coding sequence ATGAATAAAGTGGTCAGCCGTGAGACGGCGCTGGAACGGGTAAAGTCCGGCCAGACCCTCATGGTAGGAGATTTTCTTGCCACAGGCACGCCCGAATACCTCATTGACGGGGTGATGGAGCGGGATATCTCTGCGCTTACGATGATCTCCTGCACCACCGGTATGCCGGACAAAGGCTGCGGCAATCTGATTGTGGGGAAACGGGTCAAGAAAGTGATCACCTCCCACATCGGGACCAACCCTGAGACCGGACTCCAGATGATGGCCGGCGAGCTGGAAGTGGAATTTTCTCCCCAAGGGACGCTGGCGGAGCGGATTCGCTGCGGCGGGGCCGGGCTGGGCGGGGTCCTGACGCCCACTGGACTGGGTACCACGGTCGCGGAGGGAAAAGAGGTCGTGACGGTCCAGGGACAGGAGTATTTGCTGGAGACGGCCCTCCACGGCGAAGTGGCGCTGATCAAGGCGTGGAAAGCGGATGAGCGGGGGAATCTGGTCTACCGCCATACCTCTCATAATTATAATCCGCTGTGCGCGATGGCTGCGGATCTGGTCATCGCCGAGGTGGAGGAGGTGGTCCCGGTGGGCGGGCTGCTCCCTGACGAGATCGACACGCCGGGCGCACTGGTGGACATGGTGGTCCTAGCGCCGAAGGGAGGAGAAAAACATGAGTGA
- a CDS encoding efflux RND transporter periplasmic adaptor subunit encodes MTHQKPIVSLLLAGLLALFLTACGKDDSQPSPDAGASVPAGTAVQVETVTSDTISSENKVSGKVTSDLDASVFVATSAKCTAVYVEVGDTVRAGQALCTLDLASTLSSYEAANIGYTSAVQSYQDQAALFDKQIALYEKNVNDLKALQEIGAASQSEIDAAELTLMSAQVTRDSTLSQLEAGIQSAKASVEQLATALENVDARGNVIAPISGVLLSLSAEKDGFVSSAMPVAVIDGVDQLKIAVTVSEALVPKLSIGDSVDVTVSSVGASFTGTIRAVDKTANAQTKLYTVTVTIPSEVDGLLSGMFADVTFHTDTSADTIVIPAQAVLTSGGTQYVYVVEGDTARYVEVTTGLTGNGVTEITSGLEAGQQLVTVGQAYLSDGAPVRIVTGED; translated from the coding sequence ATGACTCATCAAAAACCCATAGTTTCCCTGCTGCTGGCCGGCCTGCTGGCCCTGTTCCTTACCGCCTGCGGCAAGGATGACAGCCAGCCCAGCCCTGATGCCGGCGCATCCGTACCCGCCGGTACCGCCGTCCAGGTGGAGACCGTGACCTCTGATACCATTTCCTCAGAGAATAAGGTCTCCGGAAAGGTGACCTCCGACCTGGATGCGTCGGTCTTTGTGGCCACATCGGCCAAGTGCACGGCGGTCTATGTCGAGGTGGGCGACACCGTCCGTGCCGGCCAAGCCCTCTGCACGCTGGACCTTGCCAGCACACTCTCCTCTTATGAGGCTGCCAATATCGGCTATACCTCCGCCGTACAGAGCTACCAGGATCAGGCCGCCCTGTTTGATAAGCAAATCGCCCTCTATGAGAAAAACGTCAACGACCTGAAAGCCCTGCAGGAGATCGGCGCGGCTTCCCAGTCGGAGATCGACGCCGCCGAGCTGACCCTGATGTCGGCCCAGGTCACACGGGACTCCACGCTCTCCCAGCTTGAGGCCGGTATCCAAAGCGCCAAAGCCAGCGTGGAACAGTTGGCCACCGCTCTGGAAAATGTGGATGCCCGCGGCAACGTCATTGCCCCTATCTCCGGCGTACTGCTGTCCCTGTCCGCAGAGAAGGACGGCTTTGTCTCCAGCGCCATGCCCGTGGCCGTCATCGACGGGGTGGACCAGCTCAAGATTGCCGTCACCGTCTCCGAGGCGCTGGTGCCCAAGCTCTCCATCGGCGACAGCGTGGATGTGACCGTCAGCTCCGTCGGTGCCTCCTTCACCGGCACCATCCGCGCCGTGGACAAGACCGCCAATGCCCAGACCAAGCTGTATACTGTCACGGTCACCATCCCCTCCGAGGTGGATGGTCTGCTCTCCGGTATGTTTGCCGACGTGACGTTCCATACCGACACCTCTGCTGACACCATCGTAATCCCCGCCCAGGCTGTTCTGACCAGCGGAGGCACCCAATATGTCTATGTGGTGGAGGGCGATACTGCCCGTTATGTGGAGGTGACCACCGGCCTCACCGGAAACGGCGTAACGGAGATCACCTCCGGCCTCGAGGCGGGACAGCAGCTTGTCACCGTAGGACAGGCCTACCTCTCCGACGGCGCCCCGGTCCGGATCGTAACCGGGGAGGATTGA
- a CDS encoding 3-oxoacid CoA-transferase subunit B: MSDSRVRIARRVAKFLQNGDLVNLGIGLPTLVANYLPEGLEVEFQSENGLIGLGGAPEAGQEDQDITNAGAQPATLAMGASCFDSAMSFAVIRGGHVGVTVLGALEVDQEGNLANWIVPGKMVPGMGGAMDLVAGAKTVIVAMEHCTKAGASKVLKHCTLPLTASRRVKYIVTELAVLKVTEHGLELMETAPGVTPGEVQEKTEATLLIPDTVGCME; this comes from the coding sequence ATGAGTGACTCCCGTGTACGGATTGCGCGCCGTGTGGCAAAATTTCTCCAGAACGGTGATCTGGTAAATCTGGGTATCGGACTGCCCACCCTGGTGGCGAACTACCTTCCTGAGGGCCTGGAAGTAGAGTTCCAGTCGGAAAACGGGCTCATCGGCCTGGGCGGCGCGCCCGAGGCCGGACAGGAGGACCAGGATATCACCAACGCGGGCGCACAGCCTGCCACCTTGGCGATGGGCGCGTCCTGCTTTGACAGCGCGATGTCCTTCGCCGTTATCCGCGGCGGACATGTGGGCGTCACTGTCCTGGGCGCCCTGGAAGTGGACCAGGAGGGCAACCTGGCAAACTGGATCGTACCGGGGAAGATGGTGCCCGGCATGGGCGGCGCCATGGACTTGGTGGCCGGCGCCAAGACGGTGATCGTGGCCATGGAGCACTGCACCAAGGCCGGGGCCAGCAAAGTGCTCAAGCACTGCACCCTTCCCCTTACGGCCAGCAGGCGGGTCAAATACATCGTTACAGAGCTGGCGGTCCTGAAGGTCACGGAACATGGACTGGAGCTTATGGAGACAGCCCCGGGCGTGACCCCGGGGGAGGTCCAGGAAAAGACTGAGGCAACCCTACTGATCCCAGACACCGTGGGATGTATGGAGTAG
- a CDS encoding TolC family protein, producing MNRRGIALFLAVAMTLSLCVVSVLAAGQTEEMPVASEAQGIVETADPDTDPVPESPEGSAEAAEPAASGEAQPDPTGTLSFDNLERRLREGNCNLLALDETIASIEALVYDEMYDDLRDSLNDIADAQWMLIQFGMSDSYTAGTLKQSYQSLRETFDSLKDGELQQDNADIVLQLRNAQDQIVKAAESLYVALLEMDINRGTLDRSLTALDRSIQEMELRYELGQISALTLDQVKAGRPSLLSSQATLDMNITNYNMQLELMIGTDLTGKMVLQPLPELPQARLDAMNLEADLTAAREASYDLYAAQKTLEDAEEDYKDTAKDYHYDTSKYQLVSAQHTLQAAQHTYNATIQNFEMNFRTLYMQVKDYQQILSASRAALSSQEATYASLQLKYEQGNLSQNALLDAADQVSAAQESVEKAELDLFSAYNSYCWAVEHGILN from the coding sequence ATGAATCGAAGAGGAATCGCTCTGTTTTTGGCTGTGGCCATGACCCTCTCTCTGTGTGTGGTATCCGTTCTCGCAGCGGGGCAGACAGAGGAGATGCCAGTTGCCTCGGAAGCACAGGGCATCGTCGAAACGGCCGACCCTGACACAGACCCCGTGCCGGAATCGCCGGAGGGATCGGCCGAGGCGGCTGAGCCGGCCGCCTCGGGGGAAGCCCAGCCCGACCCGACCGGCACCCTGTCCTTTGACAATCTGGAGCGTCGCCTGAGGGAGGGCAATTGCAACCTGCTGGCGCTGGACGAGACCATCGCCTCCATCGAGGCGCTGGTCTATGATGAGATGTATGATGACCTGCGCGACTCGTTGAATGATATCGCCGACGCGCAGTGGATGCTGATCCAGTTCGGCATGTCGGACTCTTACACCGCCGGCACCCTCAAGCAGAGTTATCAGTCCCTGCGGGAGACCTTTGACTCCCTCAAGGACGGCGAGCTGCAGCAGGACAACGCCGACATTGTGCTTCAGCTCCGCAATGCGCAGGATCAAATCGTCAAGGCGGCCGAGTCCCTTTACGTGGCTCTGCTGGAGATGGACATCAACCGCGGTACGCTGGACCGCTCCCTGACAGCGCTGGACCGCTCCATTCAGGAGATGGAGCTTCGCTATGAACTGGGCCAGATCTCCGCCCTGACGCTGGACCAGGTGAAGGCCGGCCGCCCCTCTCTGCTCAGCAGTCAGGCCACGCTGGATATGAACATTACCAATTACAATATGCAGCTTGAGCTGATGATCGGCACCGATCTCACCGGCAAAATGGTACTCCAGCCCCTGCCCGAGCTCCCCCAGGCCCGGCTGGACGCCATGAATCTGGAGGCTGACCTGACCGCCGCGCGGGAGGCCAGCTATGACCTCTATGCCGCCCAAAAAACCCTGGAGGATGCCGAAGAGGACTACAAGGATACCGCCAAGGACTACCATTATGACACCAGCAAGTACCAGCTCGTTTCCGCCCAGCATACGCTTCAAGCCGCCCAGCATACATATAACGCCACGATCCAGAACTTTGAAATGAACTTCCGGACCCTGTATATGCAGGTCAAGGACTACCAGCAGATCCTCTCCGCCTCCCGCGCCGCCCTCTCCAGCCAGGAGGCGACCTATGCCTCTCTGCAGCTCAAATATGAGCAGGGGAACCTCTCTCAGAACGCTCTGCTGGATGCGGCCGATCAGGTGAGTGCCGCTCAGGAGTCGGTGGAGAAGGCCGAGCTGGACCTGTTTTCCGCATATAACTCCTATTGCTGGGCTGTCGAGCACGGCATCTTGAACTGA